A portion of the Pseudomonas koreensis genome contains these proteins:
- a CDS encoding YggL family protein, whose translation MATNRSQRLRKKLCVDEFQELGFELNLDFKEDLSEEAIDAFLEAFIKEAMEANGLGYVGGDDFGLVCLQKRGSVNEEQRAAVEAWLKNRSELTKYEVSPLLDVWYPEKPINAAK comes from the coding sequence ATGGCGACTAACCGTTCCCAGCGTCTGCGCAAAAAACTGTGCGTTGATGAATTTCAAGAGCTGGGTTTCGAACTGAACCTGGACTTCAAAGAAGACTTGTCCGAAGAAGCCATTGACGCTTTCCTCGAAGCATTCATCAAAGAAGCCATGGAAGCCAACGGTCTGGGTTATGTTGGCGGCGACGACTTCGGTCTGGTGTGCCTGCAGAAGCGTGGCTCGGTCAACGAAGAGCAGCGCGCTGCCGTTGAAGCCTGGCTGAAAAACCGCTCCGAGCTGACCAAATACGAAGTCAGCCCGCTGCTGGACGTGTGGTATCCGGAAAAGCCGATCAACGCGGCTAAGTGA
- the dacB gene encoding D-alanyl-D-alanine carboxypeptidase/D-alanyl-D-alanine endopeptidase — MIKSLRPLFLAGLLLPLALPVSAATINTSLTPNVEKALKASKLQPTALSLVMVPLDGPGTPTVYNADVSVNPASTMKLVTTYAALEMLGPNHQWKTEFYTDGDLSGGILNGNLYLKGGGDPKLNMEKLWLLMRDLRANGVTQITGDLILDRNFFVQPQLPEFNDDGNDDNKPFLVKPDSLLVNLKALRFVARNDGGRVLISVEPPIASIRIENTVKALPSKQCTGGVRYNPVPQADGSVTVTVGGQLGEGCSSQTYLSLLDHATYTAGAVRAIWKELGGSIQGKDRLAPTPSSAKLLARAYSPDLAEIIRDINKYSNNTMAQQLFLSLGQRFRNDADGDDARAAQRVVRQWLAKKGITAPHLVMENGSGLSRAERVSAREMANMLQAAWHSPYAAEYISSLPIAGTDGTMRKRLKTTAMRGEAHVKTGTLNTVRAIAGFSRDVNGNTWAVVAILNDKAPFGASSVLDQVLLDLYKQPKLPQTASVL; from the coding sequence ATGATCAAATCGTTGCGTCCACTGTTTCTCGCCGGCCTTCTTCTGCCTCTGGCCCTGCCTGTCTCCGCTGCCACCATCAACACTTCCCTTACCCCGAACGTCGAAAAAGCCCTCAAGGCCAGCAAGCTGCAGCCCACTGCGCTGTCGCTGGTGATGGTGCCGCTCGACGGTCCGGGCACGCCGACCGTGTACAACGCCGATGTGTCGGTCAACCCGGCCTCGACGATGAAACTGGTCACCACTTACGCTGCACTGGAAATGCTCGGGCCCAACCATCAGTGGAAAACCGAGTTCTACACCGATGGCGACCTCAGCGGCGGCATTCTCAACGGCAACCTCTACCTCAAGGGTGGCGGTGATCCGAAGCTGAACATGGAGAAACTCTGGCTGCTGATGCGCGACCTGCGCGCCAACGGCGTGACCCAGATCACCGGCGACCTGATCCTCGACCGCAACTTCTTCGTGCAGCCGCAACTGCCGGAATTCAACGATGACGGCAACGACGACAACAAGCCGTTCCTGGTCAAACCCGATTCCCTGCTGGTCAACCTCAAGGCCCTGCGCTTCGTTGCGCGCAATGACGGCGGCCGGGTGCTGATTTCGGTGGAGCCGCCGATTGCCAGCATCCGCATCGAGAACACCGTCAAGGCGCTGCCGTCCAAGCAATGCACCGGCGGCGTGCGGTACAACCCGGTGCCGCAGGCCGATGGCAGCGTGACCGTGACCGTTGGCGGCCAGTTGGGCGAAGGCTGCAGCTCGCAGACTTACCTGTCGCTGCTCGACCACGCGACCTACACCGCCGGCGCCGTGCGCGCGATCTGGAAGGAACTGGGTGGCAGTATCCAGGGCAAGGATCGTCTGGCGCCAACGCCGAGCAGTGCCAAGTTGCTCGCGCGCGCGTACTCGCCGGATCTGGCCGAGATCATCCGCGACATCAACAAATACAGTAACAACACCATGGCTCAGCAGCTGTTCCTCAGCCTTGGCCAGCGTTTTCGCAACGATGCCGACGGTGATGACGCCCGGGCAGCGCAGCGCGTAGTGCGTCAGTGGCTGGCGAAGAAAGGCATTACCGCGCCGCATCTGGTGATGGAGAATGGCTCTGGTCTGTCGCGGGCCGAGCGGGTCAGTGCGCGGGAAATGGCCAACATGCTGCAGGCCGCCTGGCACAGCCCGTACGCCGCCGAATACATCAGCTCACTGCCGATTGCCGGTACCGACGGCACCATGCGCAAACGTCTGAAAACCACGGCGATGCGCGGCGAAGCCCACGTCAAGACCGGTACTCTGAACACCGTGCGCGCAATCGCCGGCTTCAGCCGTGACGTCAACGGCAATACCTGGGCGGTGGTGGCGATCCTCAACGACAAGGCCCCGTTCGGCGCCTCGTCGGTGCTCGATCAGGTGCTGCTGGATCTGTACAAACAGCCGAAACTGCCGCAGACCGCTTCGGTCTTGTAA
- a CDS encoding sensor domain-containing diguanylate cyclase: MPLHPVRPKILGFISEDVSAWLVVLLVWLAGGILTGLLAWGTHNQFQQQSRQRFQLLANERYSRIAERFQDQEQRLDGLRRFFTNSESVSRAEFDGYSRPLLLRTQAYTYAPRVSGADRAAFEQRVREEGLSTFTIRELDDKGELRLAESRDEYVPVLYTQTQSRLAPPLGYDLLAQPLRRETLQRADRLGSLVVSQPMHLVGIEPSYARGVLLLAPVNRQGESQPFGYVMAVISMRQLLADGLPDALHDYLSVRILDLSVHDQHEALFESTNEAVPGDLAATRLLRMADHDYQVDILPSYAFMQANHSSVGSVIILGGLLSLLLSALLYVLVSQRQRAVRLVEVRTQELHEREQELRGTHGQLRGVLNAATQVAIIATDLRGVINTFNPGAEQMLGYSSAEVVGRMTLENLHLPRELAARAAELGARYGKSIPTCHAMLVEGGEVGGHEAREWTLVRSDGSHLPVNMLATPVLDEQGLWVGHLAICIDITERKRVHEVLAARDTLLKKLSAHVPGGIYQFKMEFDGRFSVIYASDGIREIYELEPDVLLLDSEAIFSRIHPQDAIRVRSSIRESAENLSPWREEYRVQLPERGLRWVRGEATPEELPGGGVLWHGYISDISDLKRVEEELRALSITDSLTGIHNRRYFQERLTTEMARVERGGGELSVIMLDIDHFKRINDHYGHAVGDRVLQAVCERIGHRLRRTDVFCRLGGEEFMVLCPDIDGEHAYMLAMELWEGLRSTPVDVVGVVTASFGIASWRPGEGADALLLRADSGVYAAKQNGRDRVERELG; encoded by the coding sequence ATGCCGTTGCACCCCGTGCGCCCGAAAATCCTCGGTTTCATCAGCGAAGACGTGTCAGCCTGGCTGGTCGTGTTGCTGGTATGGCTTGCCGGTGGAATTCTCACCGGGCTGCTGGCGTGGGGAACACATAACCAGTTTCAGCAACAATCGCGTCAGCGCTTTCAACTGCTGGCCAACGAACGCTACAGCCGCATCGCCGAACGCTTTCAGGATCAGGAGCAACGTCTCGACGGTCTGCGCCGGTTCTTCACCAACTCCGAATCGGTGTCGCGCGCCGAATTCGACGGCTACTCCCGACCTTTGTTGTTGCGCACCCAAGCTTATACCTATGCCCCGAGAGTCAGCGGCGCCGACCGGGCTGCTTTTGAACAACGGGTGCGTGAAGAAGGCCTGAGCACCTTTACCATTCGCGAGCTGGACGACAAGGGCGAGTTGCGACTGGCCGAGTCACGCGACGAATACGTGCCGGTTCTCTATACCCAGACCCAGAGTCGACTGGCGCCGCCACTGGGTTATGACTTGCTCGCCCAACCCTTGCGCCGCGAAACCCTGCAACGCGCCGACCGCCTCGGCAGTCTGGTCGTGTCGCAGCCGATGCATCTGGTCGGAATCGAGCCGTCCTACGCGCGTGGGGTGTTGTTGCTGGCGCCGGTCAATCGCCAGGGCGAGTCGCAGCCGTTCGGTTATGTCATGGCGGTGATCAGCATGCGTCAATTGCTCGCCGACGGGTTGCCGGACGCCTTGCACGATTATCTGTCGGTGCGCATTCTCGATCTGTCGGTCCATGACCAGCACGAGGCGCTGTTCGAATCGACCAACGAGGCGGTGCCCGGCGATCTGGCGGCGACGCGTTTGCTGCGCATGGCCGATCACGACTATCAGGTCGATATCCTGCCAAGCTACGCGTTCATGCAAGCCAATCATTCTTCGGTGGGCAGCGTGATCATTCTGGGCGGTTTGCTCAGCCTGCTGCTCAGCGCATTGCTGTACGTGCTGGTGAGTCAGCGTCAGCGTGCGGTGCGCCTGGTGGAGGTGCGCACCCAGGAACTGCACGAGCGCGAGCAGGAACTGCGCGGCACTCATGGCCAGTTGCGCGGCGTGTTGAATGCCGCCACTCAGGTCGCCATCATCGCCACCGATCTGCGCGGTGTGATCAACACCTTCAACCCCGGCGCCGAGCAGATGCTGGGCTACAGCAGCGCCGAGGTCGTCGGGCGGATGACCCTGGAAAACCTGCATTTGCCTCGGGAACTGGCCGCCCGTGCTGCCGAGTTGGGTGCCCGTTACGGAAAAAGCATCCCGACCTGCCACGCCATGCTGGTCGAGGGCGGCGAAGTCGGCGGCCATGAAGCACGCGAGTGGACGCTGGTGCGCAGCGATGGCAGTCATCTGCCAGTGAACATGCTCGCCACGCCGGTGCTGGATGAGCAGGGTCTATGGGTCGGCCACCTGGCGATCTGCATCGACATCACCGAGCGCAAGCGTGTCCACGAAGTGCTGGCAGCACGCGACACGTTGCTGAAGAAGCTCAGCGCCCATGTACCCGGTGGCATCTACCAATTCAAGATGGAATTCGACGGGCGCTTCAGCGTGATCTATGCCAGCGATGGCATTCGCGAGATCTACGAGCTGGAGCCGGATGTCCTGCTGCTCGACTCCGAGGCGATTTTCAGCCGCATTCACCCACAGGACGCGATTCGCGTGCGCTCATCAATCCGCGAATCGGCGGAAAACCTCAGCCCGTGGCGTGAGGAGTACCGCGTGCAACTGCCTGAACGCGGCCTGCGCTGGGTGCGCGGCGAGGCAACACCGGAGGAGCTGCCGGGTGGCGGGGTGCTGTGGCACGGCTACATCTCGGACATTTCCGACCTCAAGCGCGTGGAAGAAGAATTGCGTGCGTTGTCGATCACCGATTCGCTGACCGGCATTCACAACCGCCGCTATTTCCAGGAGCGCCTGACCACCGAAATGGCCCGGGTCGAGCGTGGCGGCGGCGAGTTGTCGGTGATCATGCTCGACATCGACCATTTCAAACGCATCAACGATCACTACGGCCACGCCGTCGGCGACCGTGTGCTGCAAGCGGTGTGCGAGCGGATCGGCCATCGCCTGCGCCGCACCGACGTGTTCTGCCGCTTGGGCGGCGAAGAGTTCATGGTGCTGTGCCCGGACATCGACGGCGAGCACGCGTACATGCTGGCAATGGAATTGTGGGAAGGCCTGCGCAGCACGCCGGTGGACGTGGTTGGCGTGGTCACCGCCAGTTTCGGCATCGCCAGCTGGCGCCCGGGGGAGGGCGCGGATGCGTTGCTGTTGCGCGCGGACTCAGGGGTTTATGCGGCGAAGCAGAATGGCCGGGATCGGGTGGAGCGGGAGTTAGGTTAG
- a CDS encoding ANTAR domain-containing response regulator, producing MLRILLINDTAKKVGRLKAALTEAGFEVIDESGLTIDLPARVETVRPDVILIDTESPSRDVMEQVVLVSRDQPRPIVMFTDEHDPGVMRQAIKSGVSAYIVEGIHAQRLQPILDVAMARFESDQALRAQLQARDQQLAERKRIELAKGLLMKMKDCNEEEAYTLMRRQAMSRQQKLIQVAEQIIAMSELLG from the coding sequence ATGTTGCGCATTCTGCTGATCAACGACACCGCGAAAAAAGTCGGCCGCCTGAAAGCGGCGCTGACCGAGGCCGGTTTCGAAGTGATCGACGAGTCCGGCCTGACTATCGACTTGCCCGCGCGCGTCGAAACGGTGCGCCCGGACGTGATCCTGATCGATACCGAGTCACCGAGCCGCGATGTCATGGAGCAAGTGGTGCTGGTCAGCCGCGACCAGCCACGGCCGATCGTGATGTTTACCGACGAACATGACCCAGGGGTGATGCGTCAGGCGATCAAGTCCGGGGTCAGCGCCTACATCGTCGAAGGCATTCACGCACAGCGTCTGCAGCCGATTCTCGATGTGGCGATGGCGCGCTTCGAGAGCGACCAGGCCTTGCGCGCGCAATTGCAGGCCCGTGACCAGCAACTGGCCGAGCGCAAGCGCATCGAACTGGCCAAGGGTTTGCTGATGAAGATGAAGGATTGCAACGAAGAGGAGGCCTACACCCTGATGCGCCGCCAGGCCATGAGCCGCCAGCAGAAGCTGATTCAAGTGGCGGAGCAGATCATTGCCATGAGTGAGTTGCTGGGCTGA
- the rlmKL gene encoding bifunctional 23S rRNA (guanine(2069)-N(7))-methyltransferase RlmK/23S rRNA (guanine(2445)-N(2))-methyltransferase RlmL, which translates to MSDRFELFLTCPKGLEGLLIEEAVGLGLEEAREHTSAVRGMATMETAYRLCLWSRLANRVLLVLKRFPMKDAEDLYHGVLDIDWQDHMLSDGTLAVEFSGHGSGIDNTHFGALKVKDAIVDKLRTPQGDRPSIDKLNPDLRIHLRLDRGEAILSLDLSGHSLHQRGYRLQQGAAPLKENLAAAILIRSGWPRIAAEGGALADPMCGVGTFLVEAAMIAADMAPNLRREQWGFTAWLGHVPALWKKLHEEAVERAAAGLAKPPLWIRGYEADPRLIQPGRNNVERAGLSEWIKIYQGEVATFEPRPDQNQKGLVICNPPYGERLGDEASLLYLYQNLGERLRQACLNWEAAVFTGAPDLGKRMGIRSHKQYSFWNGALPCKLLLIKVLPDQFVTGERRTPEQRQAEREQAAYDQTPDEPQERKFNKNGNPIKPTPAPAPVIEQPRLSEGGQMFANRLQKNLKAMGKWVKREGIDCYRVYDADMPEYAMAIDLYHDWVHVQEYAAPKSIDPEKASARMFDALAAIPQALNVDKNRVVVKRRERQSGTKQYERQAAQGKFVEVNEGGVKLLVNLTDYLDTGLFLDHRPMRMRIQKEAAGKRFLNLFCYTATASVHAAKGGARSTTSVDLSKTYLDWARRNLSLNGFSDKNRLEQGDVMAWLESSRDEYDLIFIDPPTFSNSKRMEGIFDVQRDQVQLLDLAMARLAPGGVLYFSNNFRKFQLEENLAERYAVEEISAQTIDPDFARNTRIHRAWKITAR; encoded by the coding sequence ATGTCCGATCGTTTCGAACTCTTCCTCACTTGCCCCAAAGGCCTTGAAGGCCTGCTCATCGAGGAAGCCGTCGGGCTTGGCCTTGAAGAAGCGCGCGAGCACACCTCCGCCGTGCGTGGCATGGCAACCATGGAAACCGCCTACCGCCTGTGCCTCTGGTCGCGCCTGGCCAACCGGGTGTTGCTGGTGCTCAAGCGTTTCCCGATGAAGGACGCTGAAGACCTCTACCACGGCGTGCTCGACATCGACTGGCAGGATCACATGCTCAGCGACGGCACCCTGGCCGTCGAATTCAGCGGCCACGGCTCGGGCATCGACAACACCCACTTCGGCGCGCTGAAAGTCAAAGACGCCATCGTCGACAAACTGCGCACGCCGCAGGGCGACCGGCCATCCATCGACAAGCTCAACCCGGACCTGCGCATTCACCTGCGTCTGGACCGCGGCGAAGCGATTCTGTCCCTCGACCTCTCCGGCCACAGCCTGCACCAGCGCGGCTATCGCTTGCAGCAGGGCGCGGCGCCGCTGAAGGAAAACCTCGCGGCGGCCATCCTGATCCGTTCCGGCTGGCCGCGTATTGCCGCCGAGGGCGGCGCGCTGGCTGACCCGATGTGCGGTGTCGGTACGTTCCTCGTTGAAGCGGCGATGATCGCCGCCGACATGGCGCCGAACCTGCGTCGCGAGCAGTGGGGCTTTACCGCGTGGCTCGGTCACGTGCCGGCGCTGTGGAAAAAACTTCACGAAGAAGCCGTCGAGCGCGCCGCTGCCGGTCTGGCCAAACCCCCGTTGTGGATTCGTGGTTATGAAGCCGATCCGCGCCTGATTCAGCCGGGTCGCAACAACGTTGAGCGCGCCGGCCTCAGCGAGTGGATCAAGATCTACCAGGGCGAAGTGGCGACCTTCGAGCCGCGCCCGGATCAGAACCAGAAAGGTCTGGTGATCTGCAACCCGCCGTACGGTGAGCGTCTCGGTGACGAAGCCAGCCTGCTTTATCTCTACCAGAATCTCGGCGAGCGTCTGCGTCAGGCCTGCCTGAACTGGGAAGCGGCGGTGTTCACCGGCGCGCCGGATCTGGGCAAGCGCATGGGCATTCGCAGCCACAAACAGTATTCGTTCTGGAACGGCGCGCTGCCGTGCAAGCTGCTGCTGATCAAGGTTTTGCCCGATCAGTTCGTCACTGGCGAGCGGCGCACCCCGGAACAGCGCCAGGCCGAGCGCGAGCAAGCGGCTTACGACCAGACCCCCGACGAGCCGCAAGAGCGCAAGTTCAACAAGAACGGCAACCCGATCAAGCCGACGCCAGCCCCGGCGCCAGTGATCGAGCAGCCGCGCCTGAGCGAAGGCGGGCAGATGTTTGCCAATCGTCTGCAAAAGAATCTCAAGGCGATGGGCAAGTGGGTCAAGCGCGAAGGCATCGATTGTTACCGCGTTTACGATGCCGATATGCCGGAATACGCAATGGCCATCGACCTGTACCACGACTGGGTGCACGTTCAGGAATACGCCGCGCCGAAATCCATCGACCCGGAAAAAGCCTCGGCGCGTATGTTCGATGCGCTGGCGGCCATTCCGCAGGCGTTGAACGTCGACAAGAACCGCGTAGTGGTCAAACGCCGTGAGCGCCAGAGCGGCACCAAGCAGTACGAACGTCAGGCCGCCCAGGGCAAGTTTGTCGAGGTCAATGAGGGCGGCGTGAAGTTGCTGGTCAACCTCACTGACTACCTTGACACCGGCCTGTTCCTCGATCACCGGCCGATGCGCATGCGCATTCAGAAAGAGGCGGCCGGCAAACGCTTCCTCAATCTGTTCTGCTACACCGCGACCGCCAGCGTGCATGCAGCCAAGGGCGGCGCGCGCAGCACCACCAGCGTCGATTTGTCGAAGACCTACCTGGATTGGGCGCGGCGCAATCTGTCGCTGAACGGCTTCTCGGACAAGAACCGTCTGGAGCAGGGCGACGTCATGGCGTGGCTGGAAAGCAGTCGCGACGAGTACGACCTGATCTTCATCGACCCGCCGACGTTCTCCAACTCCAAGCGCATGGAAGGCATCTTCGACGTGCAACGCGATCAGGTGCAGTTGCTCGACCTGGCGATGGCGCGTCTGGCGCCGGGTGGCGTGCTGTATTTCTCCAACAACTTCCGCAAGTTCCAGCTGGAAGAAAACCTCGCCGAGCGCTATGCGGTGGAGGAAATCAGCGCGCAGACCATTGATCCGGATTTCGCCCGCAATACCAGGATCCATCGCGCCTGGAAAATCACGGCTCGTTGA
- a CDS encoding quinone-dependent dihydroorotate dehydrogenase, giving the protein MYTLARQLLFKFSPETSHDLSLDLIGAGGRLGLNGLLCKAPAKMPVTVMGLEFPNPVGLAAGLDKNGAAIDGFAQLGFGFVEIGTVTPRPQPGNPKPRIFRLPEAEAIINRMGFNNLGVDNLLARVAAAKYKGVLGINIGKNFDTPVERAVDDYLICLDKVYAHASYVTVNVSSPNTPGLRSLQFGDSLKQLLADLATRRAELALRHGKHVPLAIKIAPDMTDEETAQVAQALIETGMDAVIATNTTLSRVGVEGMEHGDEAGGLSGAPVREKSTNTVKVLAGELAGRLPIIAAGGITEGKHAAEKITAGASLVQIYSGFIYKGPALIRESVDAIAALRK; this is encoded by the coding sequence ATGTACACCCTGGCCCGTCAGCTGTTGTTCAAATTTTCCCCGGAAACCTCCCACGATCTGTCGCTGGATCTGATCGGCGCGGGTGGGCGTTTGGGCCTCAACGGCTTGCTGTGCAAGGCGCCGGCGAAGATGCCGGTGACAGTGATGGGGCTGGAGTTCCCGAACCCGGTGGGGCTGGCCGCTGGTCTGGACAAGAACGGCGCGGCCATCGATGGCTTTGCGCAACTGGGTTTCGGTTTTGTCGAAATCGGCACCGTCACTCCGCGTCCGCAGCCGGGCAATCCGAAACCGCGGATCTTCCGCCTGCCGGAAGCCGAGGCGATCATCAATCGTATGGGTTTCAACAACCTCGGTGTGGATAACCTGCTGGCGCGGGTCGCTGCGGCGAAATACAAGGGCGTGCTGGGGATCAATATCGGCAAGAACTTCGACACCCCGGTCGAGCGTGCGGTCGATGATTACCTGATCTGCCTGGACAAGGTCTACGCCCACGCCAGCTACGTCACCGTCAACGTCAGCTCGCCAAACACCCCGGGCCTGCGCAGCCTGCAGTTCGGTGACTCGCTCAAGCAACTGCTCGCGGATCTGGCGACGCGCCGCGCCGAACTGGCCCTGCGTCACGGCAAGCATGTGCCACTGGCGATCAAGATCGCCCCGGACATGACCGACGAAGAAACCGCGCAGGTTGCCCAGGCGCTGATCGAAACCGGGATGGACGCGGTGATCGCCACCAACACCACCCTGAGCCGTGTCGGCGTCGAAGGCATGGAACATGGCGACGAGGCGGGCGGTCTGTCGGGGGCGCCGGTGCGTGAGAAGAGCACCAACACCGTGAAAGTGCTGGCGGGCGAGTTGGCCGGGCGTTTGCCGATCATTGCCGCGGGCGGGATTACCGAAGGCAAGCACGCGGCGGAGAAAATCACTGCCGGCGCGAGCCTGGTGCAGATCTATTCGGGCTTCATCTATAAAGGCCCGGCGCTGATTCGCGAATCGGTGGATGCGATCGCCGCATTGCGCAAATAA
- the rmf gene encoding ribosome modulation factor, with translation MRRLKRDPLERAFLRGYQYGVGGKSRELCPFTLPSVRQAWINGWREGRGDNWDGMTGTAGIHRLNELHAVG, from the coding sequence ATGAGAAGACTTAAGCGTGATCCGTTGGAAAGAGCATTTTTGCGCGGATATCAATATGGCGTTGGTGGCAAATCCCGTGAGCTTTGCCCATTTACTCTACCGTCGGTACGTCAAGCCTGGATCAACGGCTGGCGAGAAGGACGCGGCGACAACTGGGACGGTATGACCGGCACTGCGGGAATCCACAGACTCAACGAACTTCACGCCGTCGGCTGA
- a CDS encoding benzoate/H(+) symporter BenE family transporter, translated as MTDATHARLRPLADTSPSAIVAGFIAMMTGYTSSLVLMFQAGQAAGLSSGQISSWIWAISIGMAVCSIGLSLRYRTPITIAWSTPGAALLITSLGGVSYGEAIGAYITCAVLVTICGLTGSFERLVKKIPASLAAALLAGILFKIGSEIFVAAQHRTGLVLGMFFTYLLVKRLSPRYAVLAALLIGTALSGFMGLLDFSGFHLEVATPVWTTPHFSLAATISIGIPLFVVAMTSQNMPGIAVLRADGYNVPASPLITTTGIASLLLAPFGSHGINLAAISAAICTGPHAHEDRNKRYTAAVWCGVFYGIAGVFGATLAALFAALPKELVLSIAALALFGSIINGLSIAMSEAKEREAALITFMVTASGLTLFSIGSAFWGIVAGVVTLVILNWRKA; from the coding sequence ATGACCGACGCCACCCACGCCCGCCTGCGCCCTCTGGCCGATACTTCGCCTTCCGCCATCGTCGCCGGTTTCATCGCGATGATGACCGGTTACACCAGTTCGCTGGTGCTGATGTTCCAGGCCGGGCAAGCGGCCGGCCTGAGCAGCGGGCAGATTTCCTCGTGGATCTGGGCGATCTCGATCGGCATGGCGGTGTGCTCGATCGGCCTGTCGCTGCGCTATCGCACTCCGATCACCATTGCCTGGTCGACCCCTGGCGCGGCGTTGCTGATCACCAGCCTGGGCGGCGTCAGTTACGGCGAGGCGATCGGCGCCTACATCACGTGCGCGGTACTGGTGACGATCTGCGGCCTGACCGGCAGCTTCGAACGGCTGGTGAAAAAGATCCCGGCATCTTTGGCGGCAGCTCTGCTGGCAGGGATTCTGTTCAAGATCGGCAGCGAAATCTTCGTCGCCGCGCAACACCGTACCGGGCTGGTGCTGGGGATGTTCTTCACTTATCTGCTGGTCAAGCGCCTGTCGCCACGCTATGCCGTGCTCGCGGCGCTGCTGATCGGCACTGCGCTGTCGGGCTTTATGGGGTTGCTGGATTTCAGCGGTTTTCACCTGGAGGTGGCCACCCCGGTCTGGACCACGCCGCACTTCTCCCTGGCCGCGACCATCAGCATCGGTATTCCGCTGTTCGTGGTGGCGATGACCTCGCAGAACATGCCCGGCATCGCCGTGCTGCGTGCCGATGGCTATAACGTCCCGGCCTCGCCACTGATCACCACCACCGGCATCGCCTCGCTGTTGCTGGCGCCGTTCGGCTCCCACGGCATCAACCTCGCGGCGATCAGCGCGGCGATCTGCACCGGCCCGCATGCCCATGAAGATCGCAACAAGCGCTACACCGCGGCGGTGTGGTGCGGGGTGTTCTACGGGATTGCCGGGGTGTTCGGCGCGACGTTGGCGGCCCTGTTTGCCGCGCTGCCGAAAGAACTGGTGCTGTCGATTGCCGCGCTCGCACTGTTCGGCTCGATCATCAATGGTTTGAGCATCGCCATGAGCGAGGCGAAGGAACGGGAAGCAGCGTTGATCACCTTTATGGTCACGGCGTCGGGGCTGACGCTGTTTTCCATTGGCTCGGCGTTCTGGGGGATCGTTGCGGGGGTGGTGACGCTGGTGATTTTGAATTGGCGTAAAGCCTAG
- a CDS encoding CmpA/NrtA family ABC transporter substrate-binding protein, giving the protein MNETSSGPLAWVNGSDAPEKSAINLGFMALSDCASVVVAATQGFAQPYGLTLNLKRQASWANLRDKLVSGELDAAHSLYGLIYAVHLGIGGIAPTDMAVLMGLNQNGQSLNLSHGLQQAGVNSPEALDRHVHQSRAKLTFAQTFPTGTHAMWLYYWLASQGIHPLQDVDSVVVPPPQMVAHLQAGRIDGFCVGEPWAASAVQQDLGFTLATSQSIWPDHPEKVLGCTREFVEQYPNTARALVMAILEASRFIEESPENRRSTAQLLSAGEYLNTPAACIEPRFMGDYADGLGNSWQDPHALRFHGGGEVNLPYLSDGMWFMTQFRRWGLLREDPDYLAVARKVQHLDLYREAASAVGVAASHADLRSSQLLDGKVWDGSDPAGYARSFKLHALNDDAPLLARR; this is encoded by the coding sequence ATGAACGAAACGTCCTCGGGGCCTCTGGCCTGGGTCAATGGCAGCGATGCGCCAGAAAAGAGCGCGATCAATCTCGGCTTCATGGCACTGAGCGATTGCGCCTCGGTGGTGGTCGCCGCCACCCAGGGCTTCGCCCAGCCCTATGGGCTGACGCTGAACCTCAAGCGTCAGGCGTCATGGGCCAACCTGCGCGACAAACTGGTCAGCGGCGAACTGGATGCCGCGCACAGCCTGTACGGCCTGATTTATGCGGTGCACCTGGGCATCGGCGGGATCGCCCCGACCGATATGGCGGTGTTGATGGGCCTGAACCAGAATGGCCAGAGCCTGAATCTGTCCCATGGCTTGCAACAGGCTGGCGTGAACAGTCCTGAAGCGCTCGATCGGCACGTGCACCAAAGCCGCGCAAAACTGACCTTCGCCCAGACCTTCCCCACCGGCACCCACGCGATGTGGCTGTATTACTGGCTGGCGAGCCAGGGCATTCATCCGTTGCAGGACGTCGACAGTGTGGTGGTGCCGCCGCCGCAAATGGTCGCGCACCTGCAAGCCGGGCGCATCGACGGTTTTTGCGTCGGCGAACCGTGGGCAGCCAGCGCGGTGCAGCAGGATCTCGGTTTCACCTTGGCCACCAGCCAGAGCATCTGGCCCGACCACCCGGAAAAAGTCCTCGGCTGCACCCGTGAATTCGTCGAGCAATACCCGAACACCGCACGGGCGCTGGTCATGGCCATTCTTGAGGCCAGTCGCTTCATCGAAGAAAGCCCGGAGAACCGCCGCAGCACCGCGCAACTGCTCAGCGCTGGCGAATATCTCAACACCCCGGCCGCGTGCATCGAGCCGCGCTTTATGGGCGACTACGCCGACGGCCTCGGCAATAGCTGGCAGGATCCGCACGCGCTGCGTTTTCATGGCGGAGGCGAGGTCAATCTGCCGTACCTCTCCGACGGCATGTGGTTCATGACCCAGTTCCGTCGCTGGGGTCTGTTACGTGAGGATCCGGATTATCTGGCCGTCGCCCGGAAGGTTCAGCATCTGGATCTGTACCGCGAGGCCGCCAGCGCTGTCGGTGTTGCGGCTTCCCATGCAGACCTGCGCAGCAGCCAGTTGCTCGACGGCAAGGTCTGGGACGGCAGCGATCCGGCGGGCTATGCACGCAGTTTCAAGCTGCACGCGTTGAACGACGATGCCCCTCTTCTCGCCCGCCGCTGA